In Antedon mediterranea chromosome 10, ecAntMedi1.1, whole genome shotgun sequence, one genomic interval encodes:
- the LOC140060457 gene encoding calcium permeable stress-gated cation channel 1-like isoform X1: MDTTPAPTTPGSLQCTYIGKNTTLLYAPYGGIPLNLSLNVIFFAIILLLYAIFRKLAGEYGRIALVQHGEESRRLSYVPSDGSTSTNLYDVWTSMFFGDHSKTNDDDDSEPHYEDYAGFCSWIRAVFTITDNQIRRKSGVDAIQYLQFQRYLIGLVVIICVLSIGVILPVNFSGDQEGGKQNFGHTTISNLPTDSKALWVHTFFAMIYFVIAIIALRHFKQHLPNREEPSHISRTLFVIGIPLERTEPALIRQHFQEAYPDVEVTDVQFAYDISRLQYLDQARKDAQANRIACESMQQSSGVAPTLRPGLCGQIGCHDCCGGPKVDAIEYYSRQADHLASAVMTEKQSALQSNLGMAFVTVSTVEAGARIVSDYATLKTGPPTVSSVSRTVHSTTWTVDYAPWPDDIIWQNLSVSNLKWWVSVITVNICLFLVLFFLTTPSVILTSLDSTNYKNAIDNLNSAVISQFLPTLLLLMFAALLPQLVIYSSYYFEYHWTRTTLNHVIMRKTYVFLMLMLLILPSLGLASAQALFEYTLSDQENIKMRWGCMFLPDNGAFFVNYIITSAFIGTALELIRFPELFLYIITMVWTRSEAEKITARKKLAYEFQYGVNYAWMLTLFSIVFAYSITCPLIVPFGMVYFIFKHMVDRYNIYFAYAPSRIDKGIHDSAGNFVVISGIILQLSILFFSVLRLGSVDPHSIVSAIFLVICIGYYVAKFCFHLWTGYIPPSYSEFDNIEQPSTIKETELKNFVPDVLMKEGDGESDPKVTSSLPRHAYGTMGPSADVDSKATVIEPSNNIETNHYQS, from the exons ATGGACACGACGCCAGCACCGACCACACCCGGTAGTCTGCAGTGTACCTACATTGGCAAAAACACCACACTATTGTATGCGCCGTATGGTGGCATCCCGCTCAATTTATCACTTAATGTTATCTTTTTTGCT attattttGCTGTTGTATGCAATATTTAGAAAATTAGCCGGTGAATATGGAAGGATTGCATTAGTACAGCATGGAGAAGAAAG TAGACGACTTTCATATGTGCCTTCGGACGGTTCAACATCCACCAATTTGTATGATGT ATGGACAAGCATGTTTTTTGGTGATCATAGTAAaaccaatgatgatgatgattcgGAGCCACACTATGAAGATTATGCT GGATTCTGTTCTTGGATCAGAGCTGTCTTCACAATTAC TGATAACCAAATCAGGAGGAAGTCTGGAGTAGATGCCATTCAGTATCTTCAGTTCCAGCGCTACCTCATTGGTCTTGTAGTTATCATCTGTGTCCTGTCTATTGGGGTTATTCTACCGGTCAACTTCAGCGGTGACCAGGAAGGAGGAAAGCAGAACTTTGGCCATACAACCATCAGTAACCTTCCAACTGA CTCTAAAGCATTATGGGTGCATACGTTCTTTGCAATGATTTATTTTGTCATCGCCATTATTGCTCTTCGACATTTCAAACAACATCTGCCTAACAGAGAGGAACCAAGTCAT ATATCAAGGACTCTGTTTGTTATTGGCATTCCATTGGAGAGGACAGAGCCTGCTCTTATTCGCCAACATTTCCA GGAGGCCTATCCTGATGTTGAAGTGACTGATGTTCAATTTGCATATGACATTTCAAGACTACAGTACTTGGATCAGGCAAG AAAAGACGCACAGGCCAATCGTATTGCGTGCGAGTCTATGCAGCAATCTAGTGGTGTTGCTCCCACTCTACGTCCGGGACTGTGTGGCCAAATTGGCTGTCATGATTGCTGTGGAGGGCCTAAG GTGGATGCTATAGAATATTATTCAAGGCAAGCAGACCATTTGGCATCTGCTGTCATGACAGAAAAACAGAGTGCACTTCAGAGTAACTTGGGAATGGCGTTTGTCACAGTGAGCACAGTAGAGGCTGGTGCCAG gattGTGAGTGATTATGCCACATTAAAGACTGGACCACCCACTGTGTCTAGTGTTAGTCGCACTGTTCACTCAACCACCTGGACTGTAGATTACGCTCCATGGCCTGATGATATTATCTG GCAAAATCTTTCTGTGAGCAATTTAAAATGGTGGGTCAGTGTAATAACAGTAAATATAT GTTTATTTTTGGTGTTGTTTTTCCTGACTACTCCATCTGTTATACTAACAAGTCTTGACAgtacaaattataaaaacgCCATTGATAACTTGAAT tctGCTGTAATATCGCAGTTCTTACCAACACTGCTATTGTTGATGTTTGCTGCCCTCCTACCACAGCTCGTAATCTATTCCAGCTACTACTTTGAATATCATTGGACACGTACAACGCTAAATCATGTTATAATGCGCAAAACTTATGTCTTTCTTATGTTGATGCTGCTTATACTGCCCTCTCTAGGCTTAGCAAG TGCCCAGGCCTTGTTTGAGTATACTCTAAGTGATCAAGAAAACATTAAGATGAGATGGGG TTGTATGTTTCTACCTGACAACGGAGCTTTCTTTGTAAACTACATCATCACGTCTGCATTTATCGGAACTGCTCTTGAGTTGATCAGATTCCCTGAGCTATTTCTATACATTATCACAATGGTTTGGACGAGATCTGAAGCAGAAAAAATTACTGCTAGAAAG AAATTAGCCTATGAATTCCAATATGGTGTGAATTATGCATGGATGTTAACACTGTTTAGTATAGTATTTGCCTACAGTATAACGTGTCCCCTTATAGTCCCATTTG GTATGGTGTATTTCATATTCAAGCATATGGTTGATCGTTACAACATATATTTTGCATATGCACCATCTAGAATTGACAAGGGAATCCACGATAGCGCTGGCAACTTTGTTGTGATTTCGGGGATTATTCTTCAGCTTTCAATACTTTTCTTCTCTGTGTTAAGATTAG GATCTGTAGATCCTCATTCCATTGTATCAGCAATATTTCTCGTCATATGTATTGGATATTACGTGGCTAAATTTTGCTTTCATCTATGGACTGGCTATATACCTCCTAGTTATAGTGAATTTGATAATATTGAACAACCAAGTACTATTAAGGAAACTGAACTCAAG AATTTTGTTCCCGACGTTTTGATGAAAGAAGGAGATGGTGAGAGCGATCCTAAGGTAACGTCATCGTTGCCAAGACATGCCTATGGTACAATGGGACCTTCTGCGGATGTTGACAGTAAAGCGACTGTTATTGAGCCTAGCAATAATATTGAAACTAATCATTATCAATCATAA
- the LOC140060957 gene encoding large ribosomal subunit protein uL14m-like — protein sequence MVYFAFFSTTNPLSAIILLSRLRVVDNSALGASAVHKPPRCIHVYNKKRVGKVGDKILVAIRGQKKKGLIVGVKMPGKNMTPRFDTNNMILLEESGNPTGTRISVPIPSYLRGRKDLSKVFALGTTFV from the coding sequence ATGGtgtattttgcattttttaGCACAACAAATCCGCTATCTGCAATCATCCTTCTCTCAAGGTTACGAGTGGTTGATAATTCAGCGCTTGGAGCATCCGCAGTTCACAAACCACCTCGTTGCATTCATGTTTACAATAAGAAACGCGTCGGGAAAGTGGGCGACAAAATTCTTGTTGCTATAAGAGGACAGAAAAAGAAAGGATTGATCGTCGGAGTCAAAATGCCAGGAAAGAATATGACTCCTAGATTTGAtacaaataatatgattttgTTAGAAGAAAGTGGAAACCCAACAGGAACCAGAATAAGTGTTCCAATTCCGTCTTATCTTCGTGGTAGAAAGGACTTGTCAAAGGTGTTTGCACTTGGTACTACGTTTGTTTGa
- the LOC140060457 gene encoding calcium permeable stress-gated cation channel 1-like isoform X2 produces MDTTPAPTTPGSLQCTYIGKNTTLLYAPYGGIPLNLSLNVIFFAIILLLYAIFRKLAGEYGRIALVQHGEERWTSMFFGDHSKTNDDDDSEPHYEDYAGFCSWIRAVFTITDNQIRRKSGVDAIQYLQFQRYLIGLVVIICVLSIGVILPVNFSGDQEGGKQNFGHTTISNLPTDSKALWVHTFFAMIYFVIAIIALRHFKQHLPNREEPSHISRTLFVIGIPLERTEPALIRQHFQEAYPDVEVTDVQFAYDISRLQYLDQARKDAQANRIACESMQQSSGVAPTLRPGLCGQIGCHDCCGGPKVDAIEYYSRQADHLASAVMTEKQSALQSNLGMAFVTVSTVEAGARIVSDYATLKTGPPTVSSVSRTVHSTTWTVDYAPWPDDIIWQNLSVSNLKWWVSVITVNICLFLVLFFLTTPSVILTSLDSTNYKNAIDNLNSAVISQFLPTLLLLMFAALLPQLVIYSSYYFEYHWTRTTLNHVIMRKTYVFLMLMLLILPSLGLASAQALFEYTLSDQENIKMRWGCMFLPDNGAFFVNYIITSAFIGTALELIRFPELFLYIITMVWTRSEAEKITARKKLAYEFQYGVNYAWMLTLFSIVFAYSITCPLIVPFGMVYFIFKHMVDRYNIYFAYAPSRIDKGIHDSAGNFVVISGIILQLSILFFSVLRLGSVDPHSIVSAIFLVICIGYYVAKFCFHLWTGYIPPSYSEFDNIEQPSTIKETELKNFVPDVLMKEGDGESDPKVTSSLPRHAYGTMGPSADVDSKATVIEPSNNIETNHYQS; encoded by the exons ATGGACACGACGCCAGCACCGACCACACCCGGTAGTCTGCAGTGTACCTACATTGGCAAAAACACCACACTATTGTATGCGCCGTATGGTGGCATCCCGCTCAATTTATCACTTAATGTTATCTTTTTTGCT attattttGCTGTTGTATGCAATATTTAGAAAATTAGCCGGTGAATATGGAAGGATTGCATTAGTACAGCATGGAGAAGAAAG ATGGACAAGCATGTTTTTTGGTGATCATAGTAAaaccaatgatgatgatgattcgGAGCCACACTATGAAGATTATGCT GGATTCTGTTCTTGGATCAGAGCTGTCTTCACAATTAC TGATAACCAAATCAGGAGGAAGTCTGGAGTAGATGCCATTCAGTATCTTCAGTTCCAGCGCTACCTCATTGGTCTTGTAGTTATCATCTGTGTCCTGTCTATTGGGGTTATTCTACCGGTCAACTTCAGCGGTGACCAGGAAGGAGGAAAGCAGAACTTTGGCCATACAACCATCAGTAACCTTCCAACTGA CTCTAAAGCATTATGGGTGCATACGTTCTTTGCAATGATTTATTTTGTCATCGCCATTATTGCTCTTCGACATTTCAAACAACATCTGCCTAACAGAGAGGAACCAAGTCAT ATATCAAGGACTCTGTTTGTTATTGGCATTCCATTGGAGAGGACAGAGCCTGCTCTTATTCGCCAACATTTCCA GGAGGCCTATCCTGATGTTGAAGTGACTGATGTTCAATTTGCATATGACATTTCAAGACTACAGTACTTGGATCAGGCAAG AAAAGACGCACAGGCCAATCGTATTGCGTGCGAGTCTATGCAGCAATCTAGTGGTGTTGCTCCCACTCTACGTCCGGGACTGTGTGGCCAAATTGGCTGTCATGATTGCTGTGGAGGGCCTAAG GTGGATGCTATAGAATATTATTCAAGGCAAGCAGACCATTTGGCATCTGCTGTCATGACAGAAAAACAGAGTGCACTTCAGAGTAACTTGGGAATGGCGTTTGTCACAGTGAGCACAGTAGAGGCTGGTGCCAG gattGTGAGTGATTATGCCACATTAAAGACTGGACCACCCACTGTGTCTAGTGTTAGTCGCACTGTTCACTCAACCACCTGGACTGTAGATTACGCTCCATGGCCTGATGATATTATCTG GCAAAATCTTTCTGTGAGCAATTTAAAATGGTGGGTCAGTGTAATAACAGTAAATATAT GTTTATTTTTGGTGTTGTTTTTCCTGACTACTCCATCTGTTATACTAACAAGTCTTGACAgtacaaattataaaaacgCCATTGATAACTTGAAT tctGCTGTAATATCGCAGTTCTTACCAACACTGCTATTGTTGATGTTTGCTGCCCTCCTACCACAGCTCGTAATCTATTCCAGCTACTACTTTGAATATCATTGGACACGTACAACGCTAAATCATGTTATAATGCGCAAAACTTATGTCTTTCTTATGTTGATGCTGCTTATACTGCCCTCTCTAGGCTTAGCAAG TGCCCAGGCCTTGTTTGAGTATACTCTAAGTGATCAAGAAAACATTAAGATGAGATGGGG TTGTATGTTTCTACCTGACAACGGAGCTTTCTTTGTAAACTACATCATCACGTCTGCATTTATCGGAACTGCTCTTGAGTTGATCAGATTCCCTGAGCTATTTCTATACATTATCACAATGGTTTGGACGAGATCTGAAGCAGAAAAAATTACTGCTAGAAAG AAATTAGCCTATGAATTCCAATATGGTGTGAATTATGCATGGATGTTAACACTGTTTAGTATAGTATTTGCCTACAGTATAACGTGTCCCCTTATAGTCCCATTTG GTATGGTGTATTTCATATTCAAGCATATGGTTGATCGTTACAACATATATTTTGCATATGCACCATCTAGAATTGACAAGGGAATCCACGATAGCGCTGGCAACTTTGTTGTGATTTCGGGGATTATTCTTCAGCTTTCAATACTTTTCTTCTCTGTGTTAAGATTAG GATCTGTAGATCCTCATTCCATTGTATCAGCAATATTTCTCGTCATATGTATTGGATATTACGTGGCTAAATTTTGCTTTCATCTATGGACTGGCTATATACCTCCTAGTTATAGTGAATTTGATAATATTGAACAACCAAGTACTATTAAGGAAACTGAACTCAAG AATTTTGTTCCCGACGTTTTGATGAAAGAAGGAGATGGTGAGAGCGATCCTAAGGTAACGTCATCGTTGCCAAGACATGCCTATGGTACAATGGGACCTTCTGCGGATGTTGACAGTAAAGCGACTGTTATTGAGCCTAGCAATAATATTGAAACTAATCATTATCAATCATAA